TATTGAATCTGGGAAACAAATGAGAAGAGGCTGGGGATAAGTATGTCGAAGAGAAACTGGGGATACAGAGAGCATGGACACCAAGGAGGAAGAGACCTGCAGGAATCAGTGTGAGAAACAGTttagtgggaggaggaggagatcccGTCCGGATAGAGGCAAAGACATTCTTTCCCTCTTGCAAGCATGGCAGTCAGTCCTGTAGGAAAGAGGACAAGAGGGAAGGCCATCGGATCTGCCAGTCTTTCTGAAATACAGAAACAAACCTGGGCTGCTATATCAGAACCACCCTGGCCAGCACTCCAATCATAATGCCGACAGTGGCCCCAGATGAGAAGCCAAGAGAACTTCATTCTGAAGCATCTgtcatggaaagaaaagaagaaggctgggcacagtgactcacacctgtaatcgcagaactttgagaggccgaggcaggtggatcacgaagccaggagttcaagaccaaggtcATTGCTTTTTTCTATACCGTTAGAATATTTCACCTTTAGtggttgcatttttttctcatgtctcagttatggcctggccaggatggtgaaagcctatctctattaaaaatacaaaaattagctgggcgtggtggtgcacacctgtagtcccagctacccaggaggctgagtcaggggaatagcttgaacctgggaggtggaggttgcagtgagccaagatcacaccagtgcactgcagcctgggcaacggagcaagactccatctcaacaacaaaaaaaaaaaaagagagagaaaatattatgAAGGTGATGTTATTTTACACCTGGGTGCCCCAGGAACCAGCATTCAGCATGAAGTAGTCTCTAATTCTTCCTTCAAGGAATACATAACTATTGTGGAAAGGTTGCTGGGCGATGATTAGCCAACTATATtcctgtagtttttaaaaattcctctcaCCATGTTTCTAGATTGGCAGTGAGTCTTCTGTCAACTCCATACTGGCCATGCTGTACTCGGGTATTTTTGAAGGCTTTGGGACGTCAGAAAGGATAATTGCTTTTTTCTGTACCGTgagaatatttcacttttttgtgGTTGCATCTTTTACTCACGTCTCTCTTAGGGCAGCCATGAATAAGACCCTGTCTGGTCTTCTGTCAGTCATGTCACTTGATTGACAGAAGTCCCAGATcagtgcattccaaattaagCACTTGGTTTGTACAGAGACTTTGCCTCCCACAGGCTCCCGGCAGGAGTATGAAAGCAAGCCTAGTGCTCTGAGACTCTGTTTGACTCTCATGGGTGACTGGTTGGGGGGACTCCCCATCCGTCTTGCAGTAACTCTCTTCCAATTGCATTGGTACCTgaaacttttctctttctgcttcacAGAAATCAGCTCTGCATCCTGGTCTGAGGGCTCTGTCGGGCTACTTTCATGCCTGCCCCACTTTCCCTCACATGTGTCTTCTCTAATAAATTATCTTGCATATCTAATCCAATCTTGGATGCATCTCAGTGGCTGTATACTAACATACCAGGTTTGATCCTTggcacttctttttttctctgtcttccacaTGTAGTCAGTGACCATGTCCTAGTGTTTTCAGTGTTACCTCtttatatatgtgtctgtgtgtgtttgtgttcatgtgtgtgtatttacataaaataccttttccatacatagacacacatgcacacacacagataaacgTGCACGCAGACACATACAATACCTTTTGCGTCTGTTTATTTCTGTTGCAACCATTTACTTTTAGACCTCATCAGTCAACTCAGGCTGATGACTAATATTATGTTAGCTAGTGTTGAGGGGCACTTCCTATGTGCCCAACCCTGTACTAAATTCTTTACCTGTCTCTTATTTGATTCATATAATAATTCTGTTGGGtagacattattttcattttacagataaaaacatGGAGGCTTAGAAAAAAGCTTTCCTGATGTCATAAGGCTAATGAGAGGTGGATCTGAGATTTGATTCTAGGACTACCTGACTTCAAGGCTAATGATAATGGTAGTAATACAGCAGCTGACATGTATGAAACATTTCCTATGTGTGgcattttgctgaaggttttattGATAATTACATTAAACCTTTAAAACAATACTATAAGACAAGCACTCTTATTGCAATTTTCAGGTGAGAAatcagagactcagagaggttaagaatcTTGTGCAACAAATGTATAACTGTAAACTCttacattaagaaataaaaaagatctcaaatcaacgaCCTAATTTACAACCTAGATATAGAAGAACAACCTAAACCCAAACACAgtgaatgaaggaaataataagaaTTACAGTGGacatgaataaaatgaagaatagaaaaacaatggagaaaatcaGGGAAACCAAAAGTCGGTTCTTCACAATGAGATGAACAAAATTGACAACCGTTAACTAGActgactaagaaaaaaaggaagaaacataaaattactaaaatcagaaatgaaagtcgagtctgggcatggtggcttatgttttaattccagcactctgagatGCCAAAGCAAAAAGATGggttggggtcaggagttcgaaaccagcctggacaacacaggaagaccctgtccctacaaaacatttctataaaaaattagccaggcatggtggcatatactaggtactcgggaggctcaaGGGGGAGTATTTCTCGAGCTCAGAAGGtgaagattgcagtaagccgtgattatgctgctgcactccagcctgggttggcCTCCACAGTGTGAGACCTTGACTTGtctctttctcttaaaaagaaaaaaagagagagacagaaaagaaagtagaGACATTATTAGCAATTCAAAAGTAATAAAACTGTAAAAGTACTATGCATAATTCTATGTCAataaattggataacctagataaaatggatcaattcctagaaacacatgaaaatctgaatagacctgtAATTAGTAATAAAATTGAACCAATAAaaccatttgacaaaattcaatattctgttataataaaaacattctgaCTATGAATGGAGGGAAACCACCTTGACATAATGAAGGCAATATGGGAAAAGCCCAGTGCTGACACAGTCAATGGAGAAAGGCGGGCAGTCTTCCCCATACGATCAGGAATAAGATACAGATGCATGCTTTTGTCACTTCTGTTCcacacagtattggaagtcctagccagagaaattagtcaagaaaaataaagatacatttggaagaaaaagtaaaataatctctGTTCACAGATAGCTTGAACTTACATGTAAAAAACACTAAAGAGGAAAAAACTGTTaggataaattcagtaaagttgcaacaTACAAAATCAACAGGCAAACATCAGctgtgtttctatacactaacagtCTGAAGggaaattcagaaaaatgttcaattcacgttaacatcaaaaagaataaatattttagagtaaGTTTAACCCAGAAGTTGAAAGAATTGTACCCCAAAATCTTCAAAATAGTGcggaaagaaatcaaagatggcATCAATACATGGAAAGATGTTTCATTTTCATGGATGGGAAGACTCGATATTGTCAGGAGGACAGCACTACCCAAGTGAGCTGCAGGCTCAGCGCAACGCCTGTCAGAATCCCAGTGACggtttttgcagaaatagaaaaatctctcCTAAGATTCATATCGACTCTCAAGACTATAAGTAGacaaacaatcttgaaaaaaaaaaaaaaagaatgaacctaGAGGACTCACACGTCCTGATTTCAACATTTACTACAAAGCCACGGTAGTCAATACAGTGTGGGACTGGCATAAAGGATGACACAGAAATTAACAGAATAGAATAGAGACCCCACAAAGAAATGCTTGCATATATGGCCAAATGATTTTGACAAGATTCCACAGCCATTCcgtggggaaaggatagtctttttaacaaaagATATTGGGAGAGCTGGATATCCATGGATAGAAATGAGCTGAACCTTTACCTagcaccatatacaaaaactatcCCACAATGGATCAAAGAATGGAAGGGAAGAgcgaaaactataaaactgtttGAATAAAATATAGGGAAAAAACTCATGACATTAGATTCCACAGTGACTTCTTGGTTATAACAGCAAAAACAGAGGCAATAAAGTAGGTAAGTTGGACTTCATGaaaattagaaacttttatatatcaaaaaattattgagaaagtgaaaaggcaacccatgaaatgggaaaaattgtttgcaaattacatatctgataagggatcaATTTCCAGACTATAGGAAGAACTACTACATATCAAtagcaaaaaatccaaaaacccaATGAAATATGAACAAAGGACTAAAATAGAGATTTCTCCAGGgaggatatacaaatggccagcaagcACGTGCatagatgctcaacatcacccgTACTTAGAGATATATGAATCTAAACCACGGTGATACTGCACGCCACACACATTAGGATGGCTTTGATTCAAAATAAAAGGCGCGCAAGAATATCAAACAACAAGTATTTTTAAGTAAGTGGAAGAATTGAAACGCTGGTGCATTGCTGTTGAGAATGTGACTTGTTATAACCTCTGTGGAAAATGGTAGGGCTGGTtcccaaaacaaagaattaccatgtgatcctGCAATTGCAATCTGGACAaacactataaaaattaaaagaaatgtgaaCAGATATGTGTACActgatgttcacagcagcattactcacaatagtcaACAGGTGGAAAGAACTGAAAAGTCCATTAAAACATAAGTGAATCGGAAAATGAGGTATATCCATGCAGTGGAATGTTATTCAATCTTACTTAACAAGCGATACAATTCTGATACATGGTGCAAAGAGGATGAACactttgtgtatacatatatagtatatggtatatatagtctctatatattatatatatagactAGATATAGACTATAGTTTATAGTCTATATATAGTCTATGTATATACTATAGTCTctctatatagtatatatatagactatatatCTTAGAgcatagtgtgtatatatagtacatacaatatatatacaatatatgatgtatatgtgtgtctatatagatatacatatagactcataatatacttatatatatatagactataAAGTTTATATAGactatttatgtatatataaagtctataaatatatatatacacactttttgGCGCTGCCCTTTCCATGACACGCAGAGTCTCCATGGGTGAATCTCTATGTCTGCAAGTGTACGTCACTCACCGTCCTCTGTGCTGTGTCCCATGTGCTGTGCCCGCAGCCTCATACAGCCACTGATGTCAGAGCCAGGGCACAGCTCAGGAGTCTCCCCTGAGGCTTCCTCTCTGCTTATTTCCCTGCAGCCTGACCCAGGGGACACTTGGCTTCAACTGGCAACTCAATTTAGCCAAATTGAGGACAGGCCACCAGGGCTCTTTCTCCGCACACACGGGTCCCACCCCAGGTGCAGTCAGGCAGGGCCAGTCACAGAGGAGCCTGGAGCAGAGCAGGGAGCAGAGTCTGAGCTGCTCCTCCCTCATCCAAGGGGCTTCCTCCTCTCATTTGGGGGAAAAGTATGAGCTTGTTTCAAAGCCTCAGATGTTTCTTGAAGCTCATGCAGtaggtaaaagaaaacaaagacgtGACAGAAAGGGATGTGTTGGTGACAGCGAGAAGCAACTGATCTTGAGGACTCTCCTTCTTGTCCCTCTGTGAAGTCTCTTCCACCACGTAGGGCTCAGGGCTGACAAAGCCCCCTCCCTACATTGCTCAGGCCGGACACAAGGTCAGtcatgagaaatgagaaaaccaaggaaaACAGAGTCTGTAGAGACAAATTAGGAGGATTCAGGAGGAGAATTTAGGATTTGCTTGTGCCTACAGGACACAGTCTGGGAATAGAAATGTTTTCCTGACTTTCTCTGAAAGCCAgatagactccatctaaaaacctACTGCCAATGATGCTGGGATTCACTTACCAGTGACTCTGATTTTCTTCAATGCGAAGTTTATCTTGCCAGTGACTGAGTTATGAGCAGAACAAAGATAGAGCCCGCTAGCTCTTGTAGTGATTTGGGGGGCATAGATCTCTTGTCCTGCTGGCAGGAACGTCCCATTAACCATCCAAAGATAATCTGCCGGTGGGTTAGAATCCGCGAAgcaggagaggtggaggtttcctCCTTGACGGTAAAGGGTATCTGAAGGAGAAATCCTGGGGACGTCTGGACCATCTGGAGCAAAGAGAATAAAGCCACAGGTGATGTCCTCTGAGGGAAGGGGATGGTCCTGGTCAATTAAAGGGATACAGTGTTCCTCTGAGCCAAGACACACCCTGAAGTCCCAGCAAACCCCCTCTGTGTTCACTGAGCCGAAGCCTGAAGTATTCACCTGTTTCTCCCATCACAAGCTGTGGACCCCAAGTCTACCATGACAAGAGCATCCCTTCCCCTATATTCTTGGTCAAGACTGTGCCCACCCAGGTTTTCCCAGGGCAGGAAGTCATGGCCAGCTCAGGTGTCCAGAAGTAAAGGTGTCTGGACTTGAACCCGAGAGAGACTGAGAGTCCTGGCCTCTGGCTATTTGGATTTTAGCTGGTGTCCTGGCCCACAGAGGAACAAAAGATACTCACAGCGGACATTTAGGGTGACTGGGTCACTGCGGATGGGACCCTGTGAGGTCTGGATTCCACATTGATAGGATCCTGTGTCATTTCTAGTGACTCTGTGTAGAGTGAGGGTCCTGTTGTCATCAGACCATTGTATCCTGGGACTGAGTGGGAGGCTCTGACCATTTACCCACCACAGGTAGGTGGCATATCCAACTTCAGATATACAGGTTAAGGTTATCTCATCTTCATGTTCCACGGCATTGAATTTGTTGCTGGCGATGGAGGCTTTGGGCAGCTTCGCTGTGGAGATAACAGAGAGAAGATTGCCCCATGTGGCATCTTTGATTCCTCCACAGGCATCTTTCAATCAGAGTCGCATCTGCCACCTCTCAGCCCACCCAAGTCCTTGAAAGCCAGTGGCAGGTATGTGTGTCACAAGGCAGATGTATAATGATCTAAGGGCTCCGGACTGTGAGGCCACCTGCTCTGTCTTAGGGAGGCACAGGCTTTCTCAGGTGTGAACTGAGCAGCAGCATTGGGTGATGAAACAGACATGTGAGAGGGAGTCACAGCCGCTGGTGCCCCTCCCAATCCTTCCCTAATCAGCTGACTGGCTTTGCAATTTGGTCCCTTCCAAATTCCATCCTACTTTGCCCCCTTAGATGTGTTTTCTCTGTAGCTTCCCTTTCCAAGAACATTCTAGAGATGAGTAATAATGGGGCTTCCCATTGTCCTGAAACCCTATAGGTACTCAGCAGCCTGGCCTAGGAATGGATGTTTCAGCAGAAATAACCCAGGAAAGACCAGAGTCAAGCCCGGAGGTCAGTTCAGCCATCAGGCAGTGGAGGCACAAGGTGGGGCAGTTTTCCTCAGATGTTTCAGAGTGACTGATTTGAGCCAGTGACCTCTAAAGATAGAGCAGAGTCCAAGGAATGACCTGGAAAGAGTGAAGGGGACAGGCAAGAGCTGGTGGCTTTGGAGCAGAACCATGTTCCCTGTCCTGGGTTCTTGAAGTTTCCTCTCCTTCTGCAGAGGGCAGGTGAGAACCATGGAAATCTTTCTAGCAGTACACGTGGACATTTGCAAACGCAAGGCTGACTGGTGGAAATGGGGAGCATGAACTGCTGGGAATCTGGTCCTCACGGACCATGTGTGTTTGATGGATAGGAGACAGATATTTGGGAAGaagttttgcaagtattttctttcattggaCATTCTAGTCTGATTCCATGGGATTGACTACTCTAGGGACCTCATATAAGTGGATTCCAGAGTGAATCAGAGGAGAGACTGCTGGTTGCCAGGAGCTAGTAGTGGGGAGAAGAGGGAATTATTGGTGGGTGTGCAGTTTCAGTTACGGGAGATGGGGAGGTTCTAGAGGTCTGCTGTACAGCTTGATGCCCGTAGTTCACACAGATTGAGCATTTCTTATGCATAAGACTGAGGATGAAAAGGGTTTTGTATTTCTGACATTTTTGTGATTctgaaatatttgcaatatactTACTGATTTAGTGTCTCAAATCTGAGAGATTCAAATTccaaaatgctccagtgagcatttcttTTCAGCATCAGATTAGTAGGCAAAAGTGGGAGGTGACAAGTCAGATGtattcctgccttctttttttcctcaccaCATTTCTAGCTTGGTGATTAGTCTTTGGTGAATTCCATACTGGCCATGCTGCACtcatatatttttgaatgttttgagATGTCAGAAGGGTGATGGTTATTTTCTGTGTCATCAAACTTTCCACCTTACCACGGTTGCTTCTTTGTCTCAGTGTCTTTGTTGTGGCAGTCATTAATAAGAGCCTGTCAGGTCAGATTTAGgacagatttttctaattctgcaaaaaaTGTTACTGGGATTCTGGTAGGGGTTGTGTTGAAGATGCAGCTCACTTTGGGTAGTACTGTCTTCCTAACAGTATTAAGTCTTTCAGTCCATGCAAATggaatctttttccatttattgatGTCATCTTTAATtgctttcagcaatgttttgtagttttcagaggaGAATGCTTTGACATTGCTGGTTAaagttattccaaaatattttattctttttgatgttaatGTCaattgaaattcttttcttaatttcctttcagattgttcattgttagtgtagaGTCTAAAGAATCATCTAGAAAGAGTGAAGTGGACAGACAAAAGCTGGTGGCTTTGGAGTAGAAACGTTCCCTGTCATGGGTTTTTGATGTTCCCTCTCCCTTTGCAGAGGGCAGGTGGCCCTTTCCTGATATCCAGATAGATCTCACTGGGAAACACTGCCAGTGCTCTAGGGATCCACTTACCAGGGACTATGATCCTCTTGATTATGAGATTTGTTCTGCCAGTGTCTGAGTTATGGATGACACAGTTATAGACCATCTATATGTTTTAGTGATTTGGGGAATAAAGAACACTTGTGCTGATTGCTGGAACTTCCCATCAATCAGCCAAAAATGCTCTTCCTGTGGGTGAGAGTCTGTGAGGCAGGAGTCCTTGGGGATTTCCCCTGAATGGTGATAGTTGCATGAAGAAGAAATGGTAGGGGCATCCAGGCCATCTGGAGCAAAGAGAATAAAGCCACAGGTGATATTGTCAGGGGGTGGAGGAAGCTCCTGATCTGTGGAAGGGCCACAGTGACCATGTGAACCAGTCACAACACGGAAGTCCCAGGCAAACCTTTGCCATGTTCACTGATGTGGAGCCTGAGACACTCCCCTGTTTCTTTCATCACAAGCTGTGGACCCTGAGCCTCCCGTGACAGGAGGAGCCCCTTTCTTCCTATTGTTGATTGAGGCTAGGCCTACTCTGGTTTGCCCAGGGCAGAAAATCATGGCCTGCTTCGATGTCCAGGGGTAAAGGTCTCTGTACTTGGACCTGAGAGGCCTGGCCACTGGCCATGTGTATCTGGGATCAAGCCTGGGCCCACAGAGGAACAGAAGATACTCACGGAGGACATTCAGGGTGACTGGATCACTGCGGCTGGCCCTCACTGGGTTCCTCACTTCGCATTCATAGGATCCTGCATCATTCTCCGTGACATTGAATAGAATGAGGGTTCTGTTGTTATTGGACAGCTCCCACGTGCTAGTGATTGGGAGGCTCTGACCATTCATCCACCACAGGTAGCTTGCGTTCTGAATCTCAGGTTCACAGGTTAAGGTCACAGTGTCAGTCTTCCTGGGGTTTGAGTTGCTGCTGGCAATGGAGGGCTTGGGAGTCTCCACTGTGCAGATAACAGAGAGAAGATTACCCTGTGTGGCACCTTTGATTCCTCCAAAGGCATTTTTCAGTGAGAGTTGGCatctcccacctctcagcctaCGGAAGTCCTTAAAAGCCcatggcaggtgtgtgtgtgttacgaGACAGATGCATGGCAATCTGAGGGCTCAGAGATAGTGAGGCTTCCTGCTTTATGTGGGAGAAGTACAGAGTTTCTCAAGCGTGAATAGAGCAGGTCTGTTGGGTCATGGAAAGACACAGGACCAAGAGTAACAGCTCCTGGTGCGTCTCTGAGCCCCTCCCTCTCCAGCTGCCTGCCTGGCCCACCTTGTGGTCCTCACCTGGAACATGCAGCTGCTGGAAtcttttcagtttcagttttacTTTCCCCCCTTCCCTGGTATGTTTTCTCTGCAGCTTCTCTTTCCAAGGACATCCTAGAGATGGGTGATGATGGAACTTACCATTGTCCTTTGGGTACCCTGTGGGTACTGggcagcctggcctgggactGGGTACTTCAGCAGAAGTAACACAGGGGAGGCCAGGGGCAAGCCGGGAGGTCAGTTCAGCCATCAGGCAGTGGAGGCACAAGGTGGGGCAGTTTCCCCGGGGGTTTCATAGTGACTGACTTGAGCCAGTGACTCTAAAGATAGAGCAGAGTCCAAGGAATGATCTAGAAAGAGTGAAGGGGACAGGCAAGAGCTGGTGGCTTTGGAGCAAGACCATGTTGCCTGTTGTGGGTCCATGatgttctctttctccttgtaGAGCGAAGGTGAGATCCATGTGGATCTTTTTAGAAATACATGTGGATGTCTGCAAATGCAGACCTGACTGGTGGGAAGGGGGAGCATGAACTGCCGGAAAGCTGGACTTCATGGATCATATGTGTCTGATGGACATAAGACCAAAATTTGGGAAGAAATCTTGCAGATACTTGGTCTCATTAGACATTCTACTCTGTGATTCCATGATTTTGACTGCTCTATGGACCTCATATCAGTGGATCCCAGAGTGAGTCAGAGcatagaatggtagttgccaggagctggggtcAGGGGAATAGGGCATTGTTCAATGGGTGTGCAGTTTCAGTTATGCAGGACGAGGcggttctagagatctgctgtacagcTTCATGCCTGTAGTTGATACGAATAAAGCATTCCTTATGCAGAAAGCCTaaaaccagaagtgttttggatttctaAGTTGgtttgattttggaatatttgcagtgTACTTACTGGTTTGacatccaaaatctgaaaaagtttAAATCCAAAATGCCCCAGTGAGCACTTCTTTTTCGCACTGCAGAAGTGGTCAGAAGTGTTGGGTTTGggggcatttcagattttggatttttagatttTGGATGCTCAATTGGTAATACTGTAAAAAGTTGTCAGGAGTGCAGACCTCATGTTATGTTCTGACTCttgtaacaaaaaatatttggtggcaacaggaaaatgttttcataagTGGAAATTTTTATTGGTGGTCCAAACATCTAAGATCAATTGCTGGCAGTAGTATTTCTCT
This genomic interval from Saimiri boliviensis isolate mSaiBol1 chromosome 14, mSaiBol1.pri, whole genome shotgun sequence contains the following:
- the LOC141581135 gene encoding pregnancy-specific beta-1-glycoprotein 7-like — its product is MLVPLAPPCTQHITWQGFLLTASLLNFWNPPTTAQVMIEAQPHVVSEGTDVLLQVHNLPQNSTGYSWYRGKVMDIRHYLTAYLIDTQITLPGPAYSGRERIFSNASLLIQNVTQNDTGSYTLQVSTRGERNKGVTGHFTLYLETPKPSIASSNSNPRKTDTVTLTCEPEIQNASYLWWMNGQSLPITSTWELSNNNRTLILFNVTENDAGSYECEVRNPVRASRSDPVTLNVLPKLPKASIASNKFNAVEHEDEITLTCISEVGYATYLWWVNGQSLPLSPRIQWSDDNRTLTLHRVTRNDTGSYQCGIQTSQGPIRSDPVTLNVRYGPDVPRISPSDTLYRQGGNLHLSCFADSNPPADYLWMVNGTFLPAGQEIYAPQITTRASGLYLCSAHNSVTGKINFALKKIRVTD